From Candidatus Binatota bacterium, one genomic window encodes:
- a CDS encoding ABC transporter permease — MSILSRIASNRLTLAGGVMVALLFAVAVLAPVISPYDPGAVNTQAILEAPSFAHLLGTDGIGRDVLSRMIYGARVSLMVGFVAVGIASLIGVLLGSTAGYFGGMIDAVIMRFVDVMLCFPSFFLILAVIAFLDASIWNIMVVIGLTSWMGVCRLVRAEFMALRSREFMLAAEALGLPSLRIMLRHGLPNAMAPVFVAFILGVAGAILTESALSFLGIGVQPPDPSWGNILTEGKNTIEVAWWLSVCPGVAILLTVLAYNLLGEGLRDVLDPRLKEG; from the coding sequence ATGAGCATCTTGTCGCGCATAGCGAGTAACCGGCTCACACTGGCCGGGGGCGTGATGGTGGCCTTGCTGTTTGCGGTGGCGGTGCTGGCGCCGGTGATTTCGCCCTACGACCCCGGTGCCGTCAATACCCAGGCGATACTCGAAGCGCCGTCGTTCGCGCACCTGCTGGGCACCGACGGCATAGGCCGCGACGTGCTCAGTCGCATGATTTACGGCGCGAGGGTTTCGCTGATGGTGGGCTTCGTGGCCGTCGGCATCGCCAGCCTGATCGGCGTGCTGCTCGGTTCTACGGCCGGTTACTTCGGCGGCATGATCGACGCCGTCATCATGCGCTTCGTGGACGTGATGCTCTGCTTCCCGTCCTTTTTTCTCATACTAGCGGTGATCGCTTTTCTCGACGCCAGCATCTGGAACATCATGGTCGTCATCGGGCTTACCTCGTGGATGGGGGTGTGCCGGCTGGTGAGGGCCGAGTTCATGGCCCTGCGCAGCCGCGAGTTCATGCTGGCGGCCGAGGCCCTGGGCCTGCCGTCGTTGCGCATCATGCTCAGACACGGGTTGCCCAACGCAATGGCGCCGGTGTTCGTGGCCTTCATCCTGGGCGTGGCCGGCGCCATCCTCACCGAAAGCGCGCTCAGCTTCCTGGGCATAGGCGTGCAGCCGCCCGACCCAAGCTGGGGCAACATCCTCACCGAGGGCAAGAACACCATAGAGGTGGCCTGGTGGCTGTCGGTCTGTCCTGGCGTGGCCATCCTGCTGACGGTGCTCGCGTACAACCTGCTGGGCGAGGGCCTACGCGATGTCCTCGACCCGAGGCTCAAGGAGGGCTGA
- the moaD gene encoding molybdopterin converting factor subunit 1, with product MNIRVLYFGIVRERLGLHDEQLQLAADSTVAELLAELSHKRGLNEAGVASLRVAVNREYVDDGHKLADGDEAAIIPPVSGGCGREEPGHKEPGDRETG from the coding sequence ATAAATATCCGGGTGCTGTACTTCGGAATCGTGCGCGAGCGCCTCGGCCTGCACGACGAGCAGCTCCAGCTGGCCGCCGACAGCACGGTGGCAGAGCTGTTGGCTGAACTGTCGCACAAGCGCGGGCTCAACGAGGCCGGCGTCGCCAGCTTGAGGGTTGCGGTCAACCGCGAGTACGTGGACGACGGGCACAAGTTGGCTGACGGTGACGAGGCCGCCATTATTCCGCCGGTGAGCGGTGGCTGTGGCCGCGAGGAGCCTGGCCACAAGGAACCCGGCGACAGGGAAACAGGATGA
- the miaB gene encoding tRNA (N6-isopentenyl adenosine(37)-C2)-methylthiotransferase MiaB, which translates to MQSTADKQDAGLSTVAEASRRRGFYLETYGCQMNLADSELIQGVLEKAGYRPVADPLDAGVVLLNTCAIREHAEQRVAQRVRALISASRNSRVRIGLAGCMAQHHREKLLAAIPGLDFVVGPDGYRGLGELLNAEGSFAQLRLDRDETYADISPVRGEGTRAWLTIMRGCNRFCTFCVVPYVRGRERSLPAPVLLNELRSIAEQGYKEVVLLGQTVNAYDHDGVDFAALLRMASSVDGIERVRFTSPHPADMSARDIEAMADCDKVMPQLHLPLQSGSDSVLKAMDRGHDMEQYMRLVEQVRASVDDVALSTDIIVGFPGESESDFEATSAVMDEVGFDHAYMFKYSRRERTRAEDIEETVSEEEKSARLSRLIDEQQERARSINERMLGQLTQVLAESPAKKQAGWLAGKNPQYKTVVFDPHGAAVGELVNVKIEATGPQTLRGERVV; encoded by the coding sequence ATGCAGTCGACAGCCGACAAGCAGGACGCCGGTCTCTCGACCGTAGCCGAGGCCTCGCGGCGACGTGGGTTCTACCTGGAAACCTATGGATGCCAGATGAACCTGGCCGACAGCGAGCTGATACAGGGTGTGCTTGAGAAGGCCGGCTACCGGCCGGTGGCCGACCCGCTGGACGCAGGTGTCGTGCTGCTCAACACCTGCGCCATACGCGAGCACGCCGAGCAGCGCGTGGCCCAGCGCGTGCGCGCGCTCATATCGGCCAGCCGCAACTCTCGCGTGCGCATAGGATTGGCGGGCTGCATGGCGCAGCACCACCGCGAAAAACTGCTCGCCGCCATCCCCGGCCTCGACTTCGTGGTGGGCCCGGACGGCTACCGCGGACTGGGCGAACTTCTCAACGCCGAGGGTAGCTTTGCCCAACTCCGGCTTGACCGTGACGAGACCTACGCTGACATAAGCCCCGTGCGTGGCGAGGGCACGCGGGCGTGGCTGACCATCATGCGCGGCTGCAACCGCTTCTGTACCTTCTGCGTGGTGCCATACGTGCGCGGTCGCGAACGCAGCCTGCCCGCCCCGGTGCTGCTCAACGAGCTGCGCAGCATCGCCGAGCAGGGCTACAAGGAAGTCGTACTGCTCGGGCAGACAGTGAACGCCTACGACCACGACGGGGTCGACTTTGCCGCGCTGCTGAGGATGGCCTCGTCGGTAGACGGTATCGAGCGGGTGCGCTTTACCTCGCCTCACCCAGCCGACATGAGCGCGCGCGACATCGAGGCCATGGCCGACTGCGACAAGGTGATGCCGCAACTGCACCTGCCCCTGCAGAGCGGGTCCGACAGCGTGCTCAAGGCCATGGACAGGGGCCACGACATGGAGCAATACATGCGCCTGGTTGAACAGGTGCGCGCGTCAGTGGACGACGTCGCCCTGTCGACCGACATCATCGTGGGATTCCCGGGCGAGAGCGAGAGCGACTTCGAAGCCACCTCGGCGGTGATGGACGAAGTCGGTTTTGACCACGCCTACATGTTCAAGTACTCCCGACGCGAGCGCACGCGGGCCGAGGACATCGAAGAGACCGTGAGCGAAGAAGAAAAGTCCGCGCGGCTGAGCCGGCTGATCGACGAGCAGCAGGAGCGCGCGCGGTCCATAAACGAGCGAATGCTGGGGCAGCTGACGCAGGTGCTGGCCGAGTCACCCGCGAAGAAGCAGGCCGGTTGGCTGGCGGGAAAGAACCCCCAGTACAAGACGGTGGTATTCGACCCGCACGGGGCCGCGGTCGGTGAGCTGGTGAACGTGAAGATAGAAGCGACGGGCCCGCAGACCCTGCGCGGCGAGCGCGTCGTTTAG
- a CDS encoding peptide-binding protein, protein MLRLQINKTRPVSGHRVQGLILAVALLALAGCKSGPGSNDAGPAADIDLSPATGGAILEGSIGDASNLIPMLAGDSSSHSVASLVFDPLLTYDRNQDQLEPRLASSWEVSEDGLEILFHLREDVRWQDGEPFTARDIEYGFKTITDPTTLTAYAEDYRQVSVFEVIDDFTFKVTYDKPFAPALASWNNLVVLPRHLLEGRDINSATDFARHPVGLGRYTLESWTAGTDISLQANPDYYRGRAYVERVVYRIIPDQQTQFLELKTGGLDMMGLTPLQYSRQTSSDAFKNNFARYKYLANSYTYLGYNLRNDLFKDQRVRRALSHAINKQEIVDAVLLGLGAPARVPYKPGTFWHNDSIEDLAFDPARSRQLLAEAGWSDSDDNGVLDREGKEFEFKILTNQGNDLRLKTATIIQRRFKEIGVKAEVRVIEWSAFINDFVDKRAFDAVVLGWSLGLDPDQYDIWHSSKTSEKEFNFVSFADQEVDDLLDSARRSFDRHERKKAYDRFQEILVEQQPYTFLYVAESLPAVHRRFYGIEPAPAGIAYNFERWYVPTALQKHSLSPGG, encoded by the coding sequence ATGTTGCGTCTGCAAATAAACAAGACGAGGCCAGTGTCGGGCCACAGGGTCCAGGGTCTGATACTGGCGGTGGCTTTGCTGGCCCTGGCGGGCTGCAAGTCCGGTCCCGGCAGCAACGACGCTGGCCCGGCGGCTGACATCGATCTTTCGCCCGCCACGGGTGGCGCCATACTCGAGGGCAGCATCGGCGACGCCTCCAATCTTATTCCCATGCTCGCCGGCGACAGCTCGTCGCACTCGGTGGCATCTCTGGTGTTCGACCCCTTGCTCACTTACGACCGCAACCAGGACCAGCTCGAGCCCAGGCTCGCGAGCAGCTGGGAGGTGAGCGAAGACGGGTTGGAGATTCTCTTTCACCTGCGCGAGGACGTGCGCTGGCAAGACGGCGAGCCGTTTACGGCCCGCGACATAGAGTATGGTTTCAAGACCATCACCGACCCCACGACCCTGACGGCCTACGCGGAGGACTACCGGCAGGTTTCGGTCTTTGAGGTCATCGACGACTTTACGTTCAAGGTCACTTACGACAAACCCTTCGCCCCGGCGCTGGCCAGTTGGAACAACCTCGTGGTCTTGCCGCGCCACCTGCTCGAGGGGCGCGACATAAACTCGGCCACCGACTTTGCCCGCCACCCGGTTGGGCTGGGCCGGTACACGCTGGAGAGCTGGACCGCCGGCACCGATATTTCGCTGCAGGCCAACCCCGACTACTACCGTGGTCGCGCTTACGTGGAGCGCGTGGTCTACCGCATCATACCCGACCAGCAAACCCAGTTTCTTGAGCTAAAGACGGGCGGCCTCGACATGATGGGGCTCACCCCGTTGCAGTACAGCCGCCAGACCTCAAGCGACGCCTTCAAGAATAACTTTGCCCGCTACAAGTACCTCGCCAACAGCTACACCTATCTTGGCTACAACCTTCGCAACGATCTGTTCAAGGACCAACGCGTGCGGCGGGCTTTGAGCCACGCGATAAACAAGCAGGAAATCGTTGACGCGGTACTGCTCGGGCTGGGCGCACCGGCGCGGGTGCCGTACAAGCCCGGCACTTTCTGGCACAATGACAGCATCGAGGACCTCGCTTTCGACCCCGCCCGATCGCGGCAACTTCTGGCCGAGGCCGGTTGGAGCGACAGCGATGATAACGGTGTGCTCGACCGCGAGGGCAAGGAGTTCGAGTTCAAGATTCTCACCAACCAGGGCAACGACCTGCGCTTGAAGACCGCCACTATCATACAGCGGCGCTTCAAGGAGATAGGCGTCAAGGCCGAGGTCCGGGTCATAGAGTGGTCGGCGTTCATCAACGACTTTGTCGACAAGCGCGCGTTCGACGCGGTGGTACTGGGTTGGTCGCTGGGCCTGGATCCCGACCAGTACGATATCTGGCACTCGTCGAAGACCTCCGAGAAGGAGTTTAATTTCGTGTCGTTTGCCGACCAGGAAGTCGACGACCTGCTCGACAGCGCGCGCCGCAGCTTCGATAGGCATGAGCGCAAGAAGGCCTACGACAGGTTCCAGGAAATACTCGTCGAGCAGCAGCCCTACACGTTTCTCTACGTTGCCGAGAGCCTGCCCGCCGTCCACCGTCGCTTTTACGGCATAGAGCCGGCGCCGGCCGGCATCGCCTATAACTTCGAACGCTGGTACGTACCCACGGCCCTGCAAAAACACTCGCTGAGTCCGGGGGGCTGA
- a CDS encoding tetratricopeptide repeat protein yields MTSPGIACLLVAAFVQGCAPGAARLNGRGLSDMPQTYADMEMSAADQARGHFLVSLVAADEGDNQRATREMQLAVSLDPDEPLLRERLLHLYIRSGQLDMALAQARLLADIDPDDFKNQVLVADLLVSLARYEAAIEQHVLLLVEHPDNVELLVQLGALYNRTGDYEEAVAVLEKATFYDPDSAIAISYLGRSYALSGDFERASVSYRRATELGPVSDQVYLEMGYVYTRLELTEQAIESYQRALDFNPDLLAARRELGKLYVSQGQLDEALRQYEDLMPREVDPVDTQVKIGLISLRRGDYDRARTEFELALAARPDDGRVRYYLANTYLQEGDTREAERQLRRIPTDSAHFAQGSMDLAHVLVAAERIADAIEVLDAVVKVDSDNVDALRFLVTLYSGSRDFQRALKAGRMLVDAFPGNDSYLYLLALVNDEMGRDEEANQLLRQVLELNPENGMALNHLGYTFADRGENLDEAEDLIRRALVVYPNDGAILDSLGWVYYQKGDYESAVVELERAMELIGHDAVVREHLADAYVKVGRMAEARRAYRDSEARGKDHDLIERVKGKLSDLEKQLSATPPEL; encoded by the coding sequence ATGACCAGCCCGGGCATCGCCTGCCTGCTCGTGGCGGCGTTTGTGCAGGGCTGCGCTCCCGGCGCTGCGCGGCTGAACGGCCGCGGCCTGTCGGACATGCCCCAGACCTATGCCGACATGGAAATGAGCGCTGCCGACCAGGCACGCGGGCATTTCCTGGTCTCGCTGGTGGCAGCCGATGAAGGCGACAACCAGCGCGCCACCCGCGAGATGCAGCTCGCGGTTTCGCTGGACCCCGACGAACCCTTGCTTCGCGAGCGCCTGCTGCACCTCTACATACGCTCCGGCCAACTCGACATGGCCCTTGCCCAGGCGCGCTTGCTGGCCGACATCGACCCCGATGATTTTAAGAACCAGGTCCTGGTGGCCGACCTGCTGGTGTCATTGGCCCGCTACGAAGCGGCCATAGAGCAGCACGTGCTGCTGCTGGTCGAACATCCCGACAACGTGGAACTGCTCGTGCAGCTGGGCGCGCTCTACAACCGTACCGGCGACTACGAAGAGGCCGTTGCCGTGCTTGAGAAGGCGACCTTTTATGATCCCGACTCGGCCATCGCCATTTCCTATCTCGGTCGTTCCTACGCTTTGTCGGGCGACTTCGAGCGCGCGAGTGTATCGTACCGCAGGGCCACCGAGCTGGGCCCGGTGTCCGACCAGGTCTACCTCGAGATGGGCTACGTCTACACGCGCCTGGAACTGACCGAGCAAGCCATCGAATCTTACCAGCGTGCGCTCGACTTCAACCCTGACCTGCTGGCCGCGCGCAGGGAGCTCGGCAAGTTGTACGTAAGCCAGGGACAACTGGACGAAGCCCTGCGGCAGTACGAGGACCTGATGCCGCGCGAGGTCGACCCCGTCGACACGCAGGTGAAGATAGGCTTGATAAGCCTGCGGCGGGGTGACTACGACAGGGCGCGTACAGAGTTCGAGTTGGCGCTGGCCGCCCGGCCCGACGATGGCAGGGTGCGCTACTACCTGGCCAACACCTACCTGCAGGAGGGTGACACCAGGGAGGCAGAGCGCCAGTTGCGGCGCATACCCACCGACTCGGCGCACTTTGCGCAGGGCAGCATGGACCTCGCCCATGTGCTGGTGGCAGCCGAACGGATTGCCGACGCCATAGAGGTGCTCGACGCGGTGGTGAAAGTGGACAGCGACAATGTCGACGCGTTACGCTTCCTGGTCACGCTCTACTCGGGCTCGCGTGACTTCCAGCGCGCCCTCAAGGCGGGCCGGATGCTGGTGGACGCCTTCCCCGGAAACGATTCCTACCTCTACCTGCTGGCACTGGTTAACGATGAAATGGGGCGAGATGAGGAGGCGAACCAATTGCTCAGGCAGGTACTCGAGCTCAACCCTGAAAATGGGATGGCGCTCAACCACCTCGGATACACTTTTGCCGACCGCGGTGAGAACCTCGACGAGGCCGAGGACCTGATACGCCGCGCGTTGGTGGTCTACCCCAACGATGGCGCTATCCTCGACAGCCTGGGTTGGGTCTACTACCAGAAAGGAGACTACGAGTCGGCCGTGGTGGAGCTTGAGCGCGCGATGGAGCTTATAGGCCACGACGCGGTGGTGCGTGAGCACCTCGCCGACGCTTACGTCAAGGTGGGGCGGATGGCCGAAGCCCGGCGGGCTTACCGCGACAGCGAGGCCCGCGGCAAGGATCACGACCTGATTGAGCGGGTGAAGGGCAAGCTCAGCGACCTGGAGAAACAGCTGTCCGCTACCCCGCCGGAGCTGTAG
- a CDS encoding ABC transporter permease, producing the protein MIAYLSRRLLGLVPLLLGITLISFMVIHVAPGSPMDLLTDMNPDASPELRDRLAEHWGLDEPLPVQYAMWLKRVVVGDFGNSLSRDPRPVIDKVAEALPVTLVLNLMSLCLVMAAAIPIGVYSATHPYSRSDRAATVFVFLGFAMPTFWLALLCMMLFGVELAWLPVSGLQSLDYNLLGPWGKVLDRARHLVLPVSIAAITSLAGMSRYMRSSMLEVFRQDYVTTARAKGLSERVVVYRHALRNAMLPVITLLGLSVPGLIGGSVIFETIFAIPGMGRLFYSSVMGRDYTVVMGVLVIGAVLTLLGNLLADVSYAIADPRLRRR; encoded by the coding sequence GTGATCGCCTACCTCTCCCGTCGACTGCTCGGCCTCGTACCGCTGCTGCTCGGCATCACGCTCATTTCTTTCATGGTTATCCACGTGGCGCCTGGTTCGCCGATGGATCTTCTCACCGACATGAATCCCGACGCGAGTCCCGAGCTGCGTGACCGCTTGGCCGAGCACTGGGGGCTCGACGAACCGCTGCCCGTGCAGTACGCGATGTGGCTCAAGCGCGTGGTGGTGGGCGACTTCGGCAATTCGCTGTCGCGCGATCCGCGGCCGGTCATCGACAAGGTGGCAGAGGCCCTGCCCGTGACCCTGGTGCTCAACCTGATGTCGCTGTGCCTGGTCATGGCCGCGGCAATTCCTATAGGCGTTTACTCGGCCACCCATCCTTATTCGCGCAGCGACCGCGCGGCCACGGTGTTCGTGTTCCTGGGTTTTGCCATGCCCACTTTCTGGCTGGCGCTGTTGTGCATGATGCTGTTTGGCGTGGAGCTGGCGTGGCTGCCGGTGTCGGGCCTGCAATCGTTGGACTACAACTTGCTGGGGCCGTGGGGCAAGGTGCTTGACCGAGCGCGCCACCTGGTGTTGCCGGTGTCGATCGCGGCTATCACCAGCCTTGCGGGCATGTCGCGCTACATGCGTTCGAGCATGCTCGAGGTTTTTCGCCAGGACTATGTGACCACGGCGCGGGCCAAGGGACTTTCCGAACGCGTGGTGGTTTACCGGCACGCGCTGCGCAACGCTATGCTGCCGGTCATCACCCTGCTGGGCCTGTCGGTGCCGGGCCTCATCGGCGGCTCGGTGATTTTTGAAACCATTTTTGCCATCCCCGGAATGGGCAGGCTTTTTTACAGCAGCGTAATGGGTCGTGACTACACGGTGGTTATGGGCGTGCTGGTCATCGGTGCGGTGCTCACGCTGCTGGGCAACCTGCTGGCCGATGTTTCCTACGCGATTGCTGACCCGAGGTTGAGGCGAAGATGA
- a CDS encoding molybdenum cofactor biosynthesis protein MoaE — protein MIEITDTIIDVAAVEAAVGGPGAGAVVTFMGTTRDSNRGRRVISLEYEVYAEMAVEQLTGIADDIRSRWPGSAVAMVHRNGKVEIGEASVVIAVSTPHRVEAFEACRYAIDQLKHVAPIWKKETFEGGEVWIGSLADCDHGDDDHADDRD, from the coding sequence ATGATAGAAATAACCGACACGATCATCGACGTGGCGGCCGTCGAGGCCGCCGTCGGGGGACCGGGCGCGGGCGCCGTGGTGACATTCATGGGCACCACCAGGGACAGCAACCGGGGGCGCCGTGTTATCAGTCTGGAGTACGAAGTCTACGCCGAAATGGCGGTCGAGCAGCTAACGGGCATCGCCGATGACATACGCTCTCGCTGGCCGGGATCCGCGGTGGCCATGGTGCACCGCAACGGCAAAGTCGAGATAGGTGAGGCCAGCGTCGTAATAGCGGTCTCAACTCCGCACCGGGTCGAGGCCTTCGAGGCCTGTCGCTACGCCATCGACCAGCTCAAGCACGTGGCGCCGATATGGAAGAAAGAAACCTTTGAGGGCGGCGAGGTGTGGATAGGTTCGCTGGCCGATTGCGATCACGGCGACGACGACCACGCTGACGACCGCGACTGA
- a CDS encoding MogA/MoaB family molybdenum cofactor biosynthesis protein, producing the protein MRGLSVHEHRKDGQRVVACVVVTVSDTRTAENDSSGDELQARLEQAGHRVASRELVADEPDLVCSLLKGLMAAGDADAVILTGGTGLAPRDGTFEVVDSLLDKRLDGFGELFRSLSYEEIGAAAMLSRAVAGVAGDVLLFSLPGSTAACRLAAEKLLVPELGHLVALVRPAAE; encoded by the coding sequence ATGAGGGGCTTGAGCGTTCACGAGCACAGAAAGGACGGGCAGCGCGTGGTAGCCTGCGTGGTCGTCACGGTTTCAGACACGCGCACGGCCGAAAACGATTCGTCGGGCGACGAACTGCAGGCGCGACTCGAGCAGGCGGGCCACCGGGTGGCCTCCCGCGAGCTCGTGGCCGACGAACCCGATCTCGTGTGTTCCCTGCTCAAGGGGCTGATGGCGGCGGGCGACGCGGATGCAGTGATCCTCACCGGTGGCACCGGCCTGGCCCCGCGGGACGGCACCTTTGAGGTGGTGGACTCGCTACTCGACAAGAGGCTCGACGGTTTCGGCGAGCTTTTTCGCTCGCTCAGCTACGAGGAGATAGGCGCCGCGGCGATGCTTTCGCGCGCCGTGGCTGGCGTGGCGGGCGACGTGCTGTTGTTCTCTCTGCCCGGCTCTACGGCAGCCTGCCGGCTGGCGGCTGAGAAACTGCTCGTGCCCGAGCTGGGGCACCTGGTCGCGCTGGTAAGACCGGCGGCAGAATAA
- a CDS encoding ABC transporter ATP-binding protein: MRQVAVLLELRDLVTVFDTADGVARAVDGVSFSIDRGETLGVVGESGCGKSVTALSILRLVPEPPGRIESGSVLFQGADLLHMSEPRLRAIRGNEIAMIFQEPMTSLNPVFNVGFQVAEALRLHRGLGKREAEREAVRMLELVEIPEAESRARDYPHQLSGGMRQRVMIAMALSCNPSLLIADEPTTALDVTIQAQILELLSELQQRLGMALLLITHDLGVVAERADRVLVMYAGRVVEQGPADSVLGSPRHPYTRGLIASQPRLGATGERLQPIAGMVPRLTELPSGCHFRTRCLLATERCEREEPRLEGGAHEVSCFETSVPASNGGGHG; this comes from the coding sequence CTGAGGCAGGTGGCGGTATTACTCGAGTTACGCGACCTGGTGACGGTATTCGACACCGCCGACGGCGTGGCGCGGGCCGTCGACGGCGTGAGCTTCAGCATTGATCGTGGCGAGACCCTGGGAGTTGTAGGGGAGTCGGGCTGCGGTAAGAGCGTCACCGCCCTGTCCATCCTGCGCCTGGTACCGGAGCCGCCCGGCCGCATAGAGAGTGGCAGCGTTCTGTTTCAAGGCGCCGACCTGCTGCACATGAGCGAACCCCGGCTGCGCGCCATACGTGGTAACGAAATTGCCATGATCTTCCAGGAGCCCATGACCTCGCTCAACCCGGTTTTTAACGTAGGCTTCCAGGTGGCCGAGGCCCTGCGATTGCACCGGGGGTTGGGCAAGCGCGAGGCCGAGCGCGAAGCCGTACGCATGCTCGAGCTGGTCGAGATTCCCGAAGCCGAGTCGCGCGCGAGGGACTACCCGCACCAGCTCAGCGGCGGCATGCGGCAGCGGGTGATGATCGCCATGGCGCTTTCCTGTAACCCGAGCCTGCTCATTGCCGATGAGCCCACGACCGCACTCGACGTGACTATACAGGCGCAGATACTCGAGCTGCTGAGCGAGCTTCAGCAAAGGTTGGGAATGGCACTGCTGCTGATAACCCACGATCTCGGCGTTGTGGCCGAGAGGGCCGACAGGGTCCTGGTCATGTACGCCGGTCGCGTGGTTGAGCAGGGTCCGGCCGATTCGGTGCTGGGCAGTCCGCGGCACCCTTACACGCGTGGGTTGATTGCTTCGCAGCCGCGGCTGGGGGCCACCGGTGAACGGCTGCAGCCCATAGCCGGCATGGTGCCGAGGCTCACCGAGCTGCCATCGGGCTGCCACTTTCGAACCCGCTGCTTGCTGGCCACCGAGCGCTGCGAGCGCGAGGAGCCCCGCCTGGAGGGCGGCGCGCACGAGGTCTCGTGTTTTGAAACGTCGGTCCCGGCGAGTAACGGAGGCGGGCATGGCTGA
- a CDS encoding DUF4292 domain-containing protein, which translates to MERQPPAIPCVVMFAAVALTVGACSTLGNSAVELARCTSQADLQAAFVDREQSVATFRGQARFEYNGPQGNRKLSWMVSVDGAERLRIDVMTAFGPAWSVTVEGGRVAAWDRGEGVLYLGTAGRESLASMTDLDLPLNDMIYLLRGLPPATAGDVLARAWSSDDGCTVSSASDGTDRWSATLRARASDVVEARRYGSSGQVSWRAQFKDWKKTDGARLPHELQLELSDGGRIRLVYSRIWRNLDMGGELFRLEPGPGVKVVEV; encoded by the coding sequence GTGGAGAGGCAGCCGCCGGCGATCCCGTGCGTGGTGATGTTTGCTGCCGTCGCTTTGACGGTCGGCGCGTGCTCCACGCTGGGCAATAGCGCCGTGGAACTCGCCCGCTGCACAAGCCAGGCCGACCTGCAGGCGGCGTTCGTTGATCGCGAGCAGTCCGTGGCCACCTTCAGGGGGCAGGCCCGCTTCGAGTACAACGGGCCGCAGGGTAACCGCAAGCTGTCGTGGATGGTGAGCGTGGACGGTGCTGAGCGGTTGCGCATTGACGTGATGACGGCCTTCGGCCCGGCCTGGTCGGTCACGGTGGAGGGCGGCCGCGTCGCCGCCTGGGATCGTGGTGAAGGAGTGCTTTACCTGGGAACGGCGGGCCGCGAGAGCCTCGCGAGCATGACCGATCTCGACCTGCCGCTTAACGACATGATCTACCTGCTGCGCGGCCTTCCACCGGCCACTGCCGGGGATGTCCTTGCCAGGGCCTGGTCGTCGGACGACGGCTGCACGGTCTCGTCGGCTTCCGACGGCACAGACCGCTGGTCGGCCACGCTGCGCGCGCGGGCGAGTGATGTCGTGGAGGCCCGGCGCTACGGCTCAAGCGGGCAGGTTTCGTGGCGCGCGCAGTTCAAGGATTGGAAGAAAACCGACGGCGCGCGCTTGCCGCACGAGTTGCAGTTGGAGCTTTCCGACGGTGGTAGGATACGGCTGGTATATTCGAGAATCTGGCGAAACCTGGACATGGGTGGCGAGTTGTTTCGGCTTGAGCCCGGCCCGGGGGTAAAAGTAGTGGAGGTCTGA